The genomic window CCAGCGTGGGCACGATCGAGGCATTGAatggtatgggttttcccaccaccgtCTCTCTAGGCCTCAGCTGCACACTAGGTCGACGTGATTCTAGATCTCGTCGTCCGAcagctcctccggcgacgcaCGGTCTAGGTCCGACCGACCGCCGTACAtccacatcgggtgcgtcctctcTACCAACGATGTAACTTGGGCagcggtaaagggtgtggaacacccgcaccccatcgaggCTGGCCCTTACGAGCTTTcgaagctcctcctcgatggcctccaccttgtgcctctccgtGTGGGCGCagccccacgaccaactcttctgcttcaTCGGCCTCCCGCCGGTAAACGCTGGAAACGCCCCCCCCCACtggattcctaatgtagaaccactccccatgccatcctcgGTTGGAGTCACATGAGGAGTACACAGGATATGACCCTCCCGCACGTGGCTTCCTCTGCAGGGCGAAGCCTCCGATTGGTGCGATCTCAGCCGAACTCCTAGTCCACCATAGCTCTCCCAGAGAAGAAAAGCCAGAAGAGATCCACAGTGCGGCTCTATCCCTGAGGAAAGCCTCAGTAGACGGTGACAAAGCCTAGCAATGTGcaagcacccccatcggattgagatgctgcagctcttagaccccactcgttgaggagcccactgcaggaaccagtgcgtggggtatcctaatccggcctcatggaaggtaaggaaagaaaccacctcattgggacgaggttgcgggaactcctcccctccagggaccctctagtgcgccacctcctacggcggcagaaaccccttcgcTGACAAAAGCCTCCAACACCAACTTCCTCATGTTGGACGTTCCACCAGTCTGAACATTTCGCTCTGGATCGAAAAAAGGTCaggtgagttcctctcttctccctcgctctctcccccttctttcctagaaacctccgtggctctcaggaacgctcaaggcaaaaaaggaagaaagaaggCGGCGGCAAATGAAGAATAGGCAAAAGAACGAAACAAAAACCCTCCCCTGCTCCTATTTAAAGGAAAGGGGAACATCGATTAAGGAAGGACACTGCTGATCAGGGGAAGGCAGAACGGCTGGAACAAAAatttctctctcttctccatttaatgcagataagacggaCTCTGAgccgatgagacgtgccctgctcgatggaacggctcctgatcagatgggacatggcctggcctgtggcccaccactaccgcacgatcaaccactaccacacacgAGGCATAggaaccaaagcaccaccgcaTAGTGGGTGTAGGGACCAAAAATGAAATCTCCAGCCAGAAGAGACCACCGGACCTCcctaagtcgatcgaatcacCCAGGAGGGACACCAGGtaataggtaaggagcaaagggacgcctcaTATAGGCAATGCCGACTCCATCTCAAACTGACGAAGCACGGGTCCCGATCGGACatctccgactgaagctctccgagccctgtcactccagtcgtcaaggtaaacattaccaaaaccccctctatttctttacaaatcattcatgcatccatacgcgcattcatctcatacgcctaaaccccctagacggttagggcatgaaccgcccgggggctcaggaactaagcatcgcatgtgcagcaaaatgcaccacaacgctccatgttgcgtcacgaagcggcggtttgcctcattcgacatgagcaaccaaacagagccaggggagaaaaccgtagatgagcaccgtgcggccctaGCCCGGTCCGgtagactgggtcatctcaaccttctcatttgatcctaaacctctcgccaagcccatagaatctccatcgaaggggaggccgttaggccacccgggtcggtctccggaacgacctaggcatctgtcgggttgcaggtaaaggagtagtggaatgtcacaagagggctatgccgaccccgtcacgaacgatggacctagattccactcgatcacacccgttagcgagctcaccaagctagtctttgagcccgagtgatcgggacaagcgacgaaactcagcccctccggttgtgaggaaccggatggggtaatgcacaataCTCACATTGACCCCCACaaaggcccgatagggctcgggggctcaagaaaaatgccaaggacagCGACCTCGAACTCGCTAGATCAACGACTATGACTCACCcggtcccatggcgcgcacctacgccaggatccgcgagcaccgcctcgtccgatctttaacttaactaacaacgtcttcgtaacggcttcacttccgactgtgctccaaagAAATCTTGGGACCGCGACCCCAAATTTGTGTCGACAGGATCGGTGATAtctggctacggctcttgggaccacaacctcgaactcgcgtcgataggatcggcgacatccggctatggctcttgggaccgtgactccgaactcatgTAACGGCTTCATATGCATAGGTCTACTcgtgactccacctcgcccgatcccacgccGTGCACCGATGCCTGGGTCTACTTGTGACTtcgcctcacctgatcccacggtgcgcatcgatgccaaagatcagtgagctctgccGCATCCAAACTAAGCTGTCTCCATTCACGGCGCGCACAGACGCCAGGTTttgtctcaaactaaacttcctcacccgatccctggcgcgcaccgacgccaggatcattaagttctatctcGATCCAATCCCCGCGCCTAAAAATACCTCGGCTACACAACGACGCCGTGGTTAAACAAAAATCAGTCTCAgactaaaaacacacacacacacacgctccaaacaccccccagatggttctgtccgaaccgcccgggggcttgggAGCTACaaccgtgggtgcgctcgcgtgcacctgttaaacaaaaacctcccccgttGGCAACGTAGAAAAACCACCCAGctagttctgcccgaaccgcctaggggctcgggggctacacccgcgagtgcgctcgcacgcacccgccaGCAAGATAAAAAAATCCCCCgaatgattctacccaaatcacccaggggctcgggggctcctgtcgggttcataaacccggtgtccctcgaggaccggcttccatgccaaggtcaacccaagagtctaaaaaacaatagggcaaagggACGGCCCAGcagccgaccggaaggtctggcccaagaagagcgacacccgctcgtcaacttcttcggcccacctatccgaccagagcactcgctcTAGGCTCCAGCCGGCTccaaacggcctctccgatcggaaggcctgccctgagccctacttccgactccgaccccgtgccTCTCTGACCGGGGTACGTAAGaacactgcttcctactccgaccccgtgtctccgactggggaccccgtaggaagcctgtttaccgctcttctccgactagcgcggccagggccgactggggccatccgatcggggacgcccactTAGAAGGAACCAGGGGCGAACGGAGAAAGCAGCACacaaagtcaaaccatgataccaggacaataccctgcacgcctgcggGAGCAATGCTTCAcaaccaccctaacacaaacagtattgtagatgccgacatttgtgtctacagtattgtagaCGCCATTGAGCTCCCATACGGCAAAAAGGcccccatgcctctgggcatcaatagtgggtGCCAGGGCTCACCATACCTAGTACTCATGGTAAGGGCTCCACACATAACAATAGTATTTTGCAGATaccgacatccacccttcctgaagaagccaacgcaacctcccatgtgcacctgacattctacagcaacATCAACAGTTTTATGGGTGCCTACCACCATCGCTACcctcgtcggcgtgggcaacaaggcatagaaacatccgtactctctccctctcacctgtaaagcaatcccctttatctataaaaggggatgcgctccctccaacaaaggaggtCGACTttttcaagttcagactcactagatcgatagctcacaatccctcaagcacacgcttggtcTTCTAGCTTatagcggagttccggtcgccctcggcccttccggtcggacccgatcgggcctcttgaacacccctcctttccccttcttgtttgtaaccccactacagacttcgagcacctgggttcaggaataaagtcaccgaccgacccaaactggacatagggcacgttgcctgaaccagtataaatcctgtgtcattgagtgctaggccacctccgatcacaacgtacagcaaaactacaaatatttactagttggtcactttctgtaccgacactaCTAGTACAATTCAATTGTTCTAGGATTTTCATTTTCCAATAATATACATTTTTAGCTATACTATTTTTTATTGTTCCAATAATATATTCTTGACCACAAATATAATTAGTTTTGTTTGAAATCAACTATTTTAGGTTTtatcatcactaaataataaaGTATAATATAGATTGATAATATGGTGTTGATGTTGCTAGATTTGTCATAAGGCATACTTCTTCATTCCACACATTTTGTATATTTAAAATAATACATTCTTAAAGATATCCTGGTCAAAGACTCAAAGTGTAAtattggagacggtgttagtgtcctAAGGATTTATTTTCCAGACTAGAGATGGGTTTTTCATGTTATATTTaatttattttgttcattaaaaTTTATTGTTCTACCAGTACAAGTCAGGTGTTTCATGATTCTTGAAAATGCTTTATTCTTTTTATTCATATCGTATAACTTGAATTGTTGAATGCAATATTAGTTTAGCTTCTAGCCACTTACCAGATAAGCAAACAATGTGACACATGTACTTCGAATAAAGACGTAAATAGTtagaaatataaatataaaaaacCTCTCTCCAGCACTAGGCTCATGAAGCTCTGCTTGGTACCTCGTTTCAACAGTTTAAGATAGAAATTAAATTTAACAATTGTAACGTCCATACCGTTTTTTGAGCAAATTTGTGAAGATGCTGTGTATCTCATTATATTAGCAAAAAAATGTACTCCCACCTCCAAATTATGTCTAGATATGtgtattaaaaaaaattaaaacgacttataatttagaacggagaaaGAATTTACATGCACTTGCATGTGAGGAAAAAGAAAGGAGAAAACGTATAAAAAAAAGGATGTTCGATCAAAGTAGGCGCGATTCAAACTGAAACTATTTGTTCAAAAGGACAGCAAGAGATTTGTTGCAATTATATTAGAAGGTAGAATATAAGAAAAAAGACAAGCGACGTAGCGTCCTGCAGACCTCAGTCTATAAACAGATTAGCCATGTCCTCAAATTCACTAGGAGAAAACATAGTAGAAAAAACAACTAATAAAAAACTGAAGGGACCTGCGTGATCACCACAAGAAAACACAATAAACtgttgtattgtattgtattgcAGACACTTCCATAAGAACCTTCGTGCCTGTTTATATTTCTATTAGTCGGGCACATTTTGATAGAATTTTACTGGATATAAACAGAGTTTGTTTTTTTGTGAAAAAATAATAGTCACCCTCGTGAGGTACCACTGATCtagaaagtagggtacatccacgagtaaccgagtctcagcaccacgcttacactatcaatactactttaacccaggagccaCAAGAATTAAAGTACTTAAAAAAGAGTTGCAAACcttaagaacaatataaacaagatgcttacttaattagaagttgattaccagagaaatctcagaagcaagctcatgaagaacttaattccgccagggtacaagccgtagagaaagCACTGATAGGTCGgaactcctccaaaactcttccctctcactctatctctctatctctaatacaagacaaaatcctatcgaggactaatcttctcttaattgctagctctgatcctggtggaaatatgaattagggtttctggtcTTCAGGCTCTCAAGATCAAATGCATGGCTTTCTTCTGGAGGGGGGTACAGGCAGATATATATAGGGCCCTTCAAGCATACTAGACCCTCGGATCGAACCGACTtaaaaggacggcgtagatgtgATCCTAGAgccggtggagaaccgacatagcaacggGAGGCTGATAGGAGGGGCCCACAGGCTGGCCGCCCAagaggtggggccggccagccccacatggcagTGGCTCAGGCCCTGTTTCGGTGGAGTAccctctggagtcttctagagtcttcccacataggtACTATCGCAGATAAGCGTGATTTcatttgacgaataggtcctcctttgTGGTTTTATGATTAAAtcttgctgaaaacacagattcaccaaaactcatggaacttgtcagttaaaacccctaagtTTATATTGatgatccattttagtcatttatacaAGGTGTATTGACGGTTTGTGATTAacattaactaccatcaacactcaCAATCACAGTTCTATCATCTTTGAATCCGTCGACGACAATATGTATCGACTTCCTCGATGACGATATGTATTGATACCTTTAAAGCATCTTACAAACACACGGGTTACGCTCTGTTTTTTCAGCACTActttagcagtacttttcagcgaaggaacattgttttcctctcacaacaaatcagcattagcagcagcagccgccaaatttcagcgaaatgaaGTCGTCCATCTTCATTGGAATAGTTGTGCACGGGCCACGGGTGGTTCTCCATTTCATGGGGCACGTGCGACCAGTGTGGCCTAGAGAGTCCAGGGCTCTCTGTGCATGCATATCTAGCGGGGCTCGGATCGGGTTGCGTGGCGTGGTGAGGGCGCAAAGCCAACAAGGCGCGGGCATGGTGTAGTGCACAGGGCCGACATAACAGACTTTGAGGAGCGTGTGCGAAGGCGGGTGGGCGCACTGATGGTGAAACGCGCGAGGCCAACGAGCTGGGCCCGTGTTTAGGCTCGAGAAAAAATTGAGACGAAGAAAAAATGAAGGGAACCGTGGACCGTGTGAAAAACCAGTAAAACACGATGGAGTCGGGTGACGCGGGgaacaaaccgagtttgatagaagATGCAAGAAGAAAATTATTACGACATAATTTTTGGCTCTTTAATATTATAaggtgtgtgtgtctatatatatatatatatatatatatatatatatatatatatatatatatatatatatatatatatatatatatattcattattATGTTGTTAGTCgtctttctatttctattttcatagcTATTACTTGAAcatggaaaaaggaaaaaaacatgAGAAATCTAAACACGAGTTTGTAACAAAGAAATATAGGAACCGACCATAGGGGAAAGGGAgaacaaaaaatataaaaaagagaGAACGTGTGCTCTCTGCTCTATAGCCAATAAATAGGAACAAGAACATGCTCTCTTGAATATATTCATTATTGTTATATTGTTATATTGTTATTTgtctttctatttctattttcatatttattacttgaacatggaaaaaggaaaaaaaatcatgagaaatCTAAACACGAGTTTGTAATAAAGAAATAGAGGAACCGACATGACAAAAAACGATAAGGGAAAGggagaaaatatatatataaaagagagAACGTGTGCTCTCACCTCAATATGGGGCCAGCCAAtaaataggaaaaataaaaacgtGCACTTGTAGGGAAAAAAAACGGAACGTACGGCAACAGGCATCCGGCCGATTGGACTCCGTTAGGTACATAGATAGGAGACGGAGCGGGAAGTAAAATAAGATTTTgtctaatttattttttatttaaattagGATTCCTATTCTTATTCAGTGTATTTAGGTTCGGAGAGATCTATTTATCCTAACTATCGAGGGTCATAAGTCTAGACGGAAGAAACTCTCGAGTACCTGTAGTTAGGGACAGATGGACTGAAAAAAATGGATGGACGAAAAGAAATGGCtgaaaattttgcctctttattaataGGTATAGACATAAATATGCCATATATTTCAATTAGTTCCAATAGGCAAAATTCTATTTTCTCATGTTATACTCTGAATTGTTCCATACAATTTCATTGTTTTGCTAGTATAATTATTTTTCCAAGAGATTTTTAAATGTTCTATGGTATTGTACATATATTTTGGTTGTTCCATAGGTTTATTCCATATTTCCATGTTATATTCATTCATGAAAATTTGTCCTGCTAGCACAATTCAATTGTTCTAGGATTTTCATTTTCCGATAATATACATTTTTAGCTATACTATTTTTTATTGTTCCAATAATATATTCCTCACCACAAATATAATTAGTTTTGTTTGAAATCAACTATTTGAGGTTTtatcatcactaaataataaaGTATAATATAGATTGATAATATGATGTTGATGTTGCTAGATTTGTCATAAGGCATACTTCTTCATTCCACACATTTTGTCTATTTAAAATAATACATTCTTAAAGATATCCTGGTCAAAGACTCAAAGTGTAAtattggagacggtgttagtgtcctAAGGATTTATTTTCCAGACTAGAGATGGGGTTTTCATGTTATATTTAATTTATTTTGTTCATGAAAATTTATTGTTCTACCGGTACAAGTCAGGTGTTTCATGATTCTTGAAAATGCTTTATTCTTTTTATTCATATCGTGTAACTTGAATTGTTGAATGCAATATTAGTTTAGCTTCTAGCCACTTACCAGATAAGCAAACAATGTGACACATGTAGTTCGAATAAAGACGTAAATTGTtagaaatataaatataaaaaacTTCTCTCCAGCACTAGGCTCATGAAGCTCTGCTTGGTACCACGTTTAAACAGTTTAAGATAGAAATTAAATTCAACAATTGTAACGTTCATACCGTTTTTTGAGCAAATTTGTGAAGATGCTGTGTATCTCATTATATTAGCAAAAAAAATGTACTCCCGCCTCCAAATTGTGTCTAGATAGTAggcacatagcaaattatgtgtatcaaaaaaattaaaacgacttataatttggaacgaagaaaGAATTTACATGCACTTGCATGTGaggaaaaagaaagaagaaaacctatAAAAAAAAGGATGTTCGATCAAAGTAGTCGCGATTCAAACTGAAACTATTTGTTCGAAAGGACAGCAAGAGATTTGTTGCAATTATATTAGAAGGTAGAATATAAGAAAAAAGACAAGCGACTTAGCGTCCTGCAGAACTCAGTCTATAAACAGATTAGCCATGTCCTCAAATTCACTAGGAGAAAACATAGTAGAAAAAACAACTAATAAAAAACTAAAGGGACCTGCATGATCACCACAAGAAAACACAATAAACtgttgtattgtattgtattgcAGACACTTCCATAAGAACCTTCGTGCCTGTTTATATTTCTATTAGTCGGGCACATTTTGATAGAATTTTACTGGATATAAACAGAGTTTGTTTTTTTGTGAAAAAATAATAGTTGCTAGGTCAGTGCTTTGCACACTACTCTCTGCCCTATAGCCGACTGCCAAATAAGCAGTTTGGGATGTTCATAGCGCTGTGCTGCTGGCAACTATGGAAGCGCAGGAACGCTGTGGTCTTCAGGCGTCGAGAGCAAAACCTGCGACAGCTGCTTGCCTCCTTGCACACGAGATGCAGGCGTTTGTTGTTGCGCCTGCCTGTTTTGTGTTTTCCTTCCCTGAGCTCAAACCTTGTAGTCCTTTAACAATTGCAGTGTATCTCATTTGAAGCGCCATAATACATAACCAGGTGGGGAGTAATCCCCTCGTTGACAGTAAAAAAAATGTTACTAGGTCATGTTGTAATTAGTATACAAATCATTGCTTGTGTTCTCACGAGGTACGAGCCATACAAAGAGCGGCTGATTTGGGGGTTCAGAGTGTGATCCTGGAAACGGATGCATCCATGGTGGCGCAAGCGGTGAAGTCTGTGGATTATGATCGCTGCTCTGCGGGTGGCCTGATTTGGGAGCTGAAAGATTTGCTagctcagcctgttcgcttgctcgtaaacgatcgtaaatttccagccgggaatagtgtttttctcttacaccaaaccacgatacgatacgatacagcctcccgaacaggctgtttgTTTCCTATGCTGTAAATCACATCCCTCGTTCTTGTAATGTGGTAGCTGATAGCCTCGCTGCCCTAGGGGCAAGTTTGAGTCTGGGTGCTGCTCCGGTCATGGACAGCATTTCAAATTGTATTCGTGTCCTGGTTGCCAACGATTTGGCGTCAGTTTATGAGTAATGGAGAGTCTTCCATGTTAAAAAAAAATGTATATATATAgcaaataaataaagagaaaataattggtGCACAATGGGTCAATGTCACGAGGCACGACCACGAGTACCATTGTCAAGGTACAGAACATTACTGACGAAGAAATCAACATATATTAAATTAAAAGCATCGCATTACGAGTCCAACTGATTGACGTACAAATGTGCACCTTTTTCACTGCATATTGTCGGGCTTGAagaagttcaaccgcaagcctgTCTCCACGAGACCCCAGAGGTTTCCGACTATGAGGACAACGCTTATGCCCATGCCGAGGATTCCCAGCGCCCAGTTGACGTTCCACGTCGCGGTGCCCTTCCGGGGCTTCTTGATCGCCACCCACATGAAGCACGGGTACGCCAGGGTGACCGGCAGCGAGATCCCCCCGAGGAGGCCGGCGAGCTGCGACAGGAACGGCAGCGCGACGGCGATGAGGAAGTTGGTGGCGCCGAAGAAGGCGCGGAAGCCCGAGCGCAACCACCAGGGGCACGGCCGGTTCTTCTTGTGCACGTACCCGGCCTCCATGTTGTCGTACATCGGCATGGCGTAGATCTGGTACGTGGTCAGGCAGTTGATGATCACCAGCAGCGTGGTTGTCCCCAGCACTAGCCTGGACACGTCGCGGCTGTGGAACTTGTACAGGGCGCTCAGGATGCCATTGGAAGGTATCTGGTTGCCATAAGCCCAGAAGCCACCGATGGCAATGGGGTACAGGCAGAGCGCGATGATGGCGTAGGCTACCTTAACGCCCTTCCACATGGGCACATGAGAAGGGTGTTTCAGATTCGACGGCATCGTGCCCTGCAAAGCAAACACACTAGCTCAGTGACCTTTTTTTTCCCACCATTTGTCATCCATCGTGCAGTACTGCAGCAGTGGGAAAGATGGTAGATATTTTCTTGACTTGCCTGAATCTCCAGAACGACATTGTGGCCCCTGAAAGCGAAGGCAATGATCCCGAGGCCATTGAGGATGCCAAGTGCGGCGTCCACGTCGTTGGTGGCCTTGACGGGGTCGTAGGACACGCCGGCCACCCTGCCCTTGGCCACGGACACGACCCAGATCATGGTGCAGtaggcgacggcggcggtggcgcccaCCAGAGACACGCCCGCGATGGAGTTGAGGTTGGGGAGCTGGGACAGCAGCGCGGCCGCGCAGACGAAGACGAGGTACCACTCCACGGTGGTGAGGTTGCGCGTCTGGCACGACTCGCCGCACGCGATGCTGAACAGACTCTTCATGCTGCCGCCGCCCACGATGATGAGCGCCGTGCAGATCCCCGCCGACAGGTACAGCAGCGGGAG from Miscanthus floridulus cultivar M001 chromosome 11, ASM1932011v1, whole genome shotgun sequence includes these protein-coding regions:
- the LOC136493482 gene encoding lysine histidine transporter-like 8, which gives rise to MSSSSRQDAISEVQSAPPTPRPPPPPVSTPPSQIQSPRAPSGGRSPLHAMASPLRAMASPLRAMATPLASPVRKAVAGVKAVGNITRLADPRDAWLPITESRSGNAYYAAFHNLSSGIGFQALVLPTAFASLGWTWAIICLTLAFGWQLYTLWLLVRLHEPVAGATRYSRYMHLANTVFGDKWAKILALLPLLYLSAGICTALIIVGGGSMKSLFSIACGESCQTRNLTTVEWYLVFVCAAALLSQLPNLNSIAGVSLVGATAAVAYCTMIWVVSVAKGRVAGVSYDPVKATNDVDAALGILNGLGIIAFAFRGHNVVLEIQGTMPSNLKHPSHVPMWKGVKVAYAIIALCLYPIAIGGFWAYGNQIPSNGILSALYKFHSRDVSRLVLGTTTLLVIINCLTTYQIYAMPMYDNMEAGYVHKKNRPCPWWLRSGFRAFFGATNFLIAVALPFLSQLAGLLGGISLPVTLAYPCFMWVAIKKPRKGTATWNVNWALGILGMGISVVLIVGNLWGLVETGLRLNFFKPDNMQ